Part of the Candidatus Chlorohelix allophototropha genome, CAACGAAGCCATAAGCAGATAAAAGTGGGATCTTCCGGGCTTGTCGATGAACCGAAAGATAAAGCCTACCAGCAATAATGAGATTACTGCTACGAAAATATCCTCACGAATAAAGCGGCTGTAGTAAAGGAATAGAGGAGAAATCGCCAGCAGAAAAGATGCGCTCAAAGCCCCCCAACGTCCCAATTCGCGCCGTATGAGTAGTGGTAATAGCACCATTATTACGCCCAGAGCGGCGGAGGGGAAGCGTGCCGTTGTTACGGAGTCGCCAAAAAGCCAGAAAGTCGCTGCCGTAACATGATACAGCAATGGTCCATGTTTCCAAGGTTCTTGCTCATAGCCCCCGCCAATATAATATTGATAGGAATAGTAGGCGTGAACACCTTCATCATGGTGCAGGGCGCGGCTATCAAGGTCGGCGAAGCGGGTGAATAGAGCGAAAATAATTATTATAAGGTAGAGTAAGACCTCAAGATTTAGCTTGAAAGTAAAACCACCAAAGCGATGGACATAAAATCGCTTGGAGGGTGGGCGGGAATGGGAATACCCGCTATCCAGTCCAGATTCTATGACAGTATCCGGCGGTAATTCGTCGGTCTGAGTGTAGAGGGGGTTCTGTTCGTCTATTGCCATCTTCTGCTTGAGTAAATTTCAAACTCGCTTTTCAATTAAAACGCCTTTACTCCAGTATTTGTTTCAGCGGATTTTACTATATTAGTAGAGGCTAGTCCAATTTTAGGCTAAAGAGGTGCGTTGAAAAACAAGGGTGTAAGGCTTGACAATCTATACCTCTGAGTTATAATAAAATTAACTGGTATATACATCTAGTCCACACAACAAGAATCGACCCAATATATATGGGATTGAATATTTCCAAAACTGGTACTATGCCACGCTATTACCAACTACGCGAGATTATACGAGAACGTATTGTCTCAGGGCAGTGGAAAGAGGATGATGAGATACCATCCGAGCGTGAGCTTTCCGAACAGTATGGCTTGAGCCGCATGACGGTGCGGCAATCCCTCTCCGAGTTGGTGAAGGAAGGTTTATTATACCGCAAGCAGGGCAGGGGTACTTTCGTTTCACGCCCTAAAATTACTCAGCAATTGATACGTTTGACCGGCTTTACCCAGGATATGCAGACTCGCTCTCAGCGTCCCGGTGCAACGGTGTTGAGCGCGGAAATGTATATTGCCGATCAGACTGTGGCGGATAAGTTGCGTATCAATCTTGGTCGTCAGGTTTTTAAGTTACGAAGGTTGCGCCTTGCCGATGGTGAGCCGTTAGCGGTAGAGTTAGCCTATATCAGCTTTATCGGTTGCGAGAAGTTGCTGGAAGAAGATTTTGAGCGCGATTCATTGTATCAGGTTCTTGAAACTAAATACGGATTGACTCCACTTGAAGCGGAACAAGAACTGGAAGCGGGTATTGCCAGAGAGTCGGAATGCCGTTTGCTCAATATTGCGCCCGGTAGCCCGGTGCTACTGATTCGCCGAATTACCTATACCGAACGCGCTCAACCGCTTGAATATGCCGAGTCGGTTTATCGGGGCGATAAGTACAAGTTTTA contains:
- a CDS encoding GntR family transcriptional regulator: MGLNISKTGTMPRYYQLREIIRERIVSGQWKEDDEIPSERELSEQYGLSRMTVRQSLSELVKEGLLYRKQGRGTFVSRPKITQQLIRLTGFTQDMQTRSQRPGATVLSAEMYIADQTVADKLRINLGRQVFKLRRLRLADGEPLAVELAYISFIGCEKLLEEDFERDSLYQVLETKYGLTPLEAEQELEAGIARESECRLLNIAPGSPVLLIRRITYTERAQPLEYAESVYRGDKYKFYARLVRE